A region of the Thamnophis elegans isolate rThaEle1 chromosome 1, rThaEle1.pri, whole genome shotgun sequence genome:
TTTAATTAAAACTCAGAAAGGTAAGTTGTCTTATCAAGTACCCATGCTTAACAATGTGCCTTCAAGACTCTGTCAACTCTTAACACCACATAgattgattttctccatgatggtcTGTCCCTATTCTGATCCTTCTGGTCTTCCATTGCTactgtaactgaatccatccacCTGGCTGTTGATCATTCttgtcttctctttccttccatgggCACCCATAGAGTTGTAAAACAGTGCcttggaaagaagagaaaatatgagAACCTAACAATTGAAAAAAATTGATGCTATGGGATGGATCTCTTCAGCTAGAAATCAGGACAAAGTTTAAACATTCTCTTAAGCTTTTCCCTGCCTCAGTTATAATTCCACTTCAAGATTTTGAAGGAACTGTTAGCTACTGCATAATTATTGGTTTTTAAATTGTAACTTGAGACTTATTCttgttgtgccatatccatcatcggacgttGGCGATCGTGttagcaatcctatttttgtcaacagccacatgaaaaagtgctgttgagttttgtccaaaccagtcccttaggttttgaagccatgatgatcttcttctgcctggacctggtttgccttcaatctttccctggaggattaattgaaggatgctgtatttttctggatgtcgcatcacatgtccaaaatattctaactttcgctttttaatggctttgatgatttccctttgctttcccaggcgGCTAGGCATTTGAAAAGCCCAACATTTTTCCAGCCCCATTGTATAGTGAATtaacccacttttttggggggggggggagactgtacTGCTTATATAATCCCAAAGAAATCCCCACAATTTACAGAAAGAATACCAAGCTTTCCTtactgaaaacaaacaaataaaccctGGCTAGCCCAAATGCCTTtgtatgctaaaaaaaaaaaacgggcagttggtttttataaacaaaaaataaagagcTTTCGAAAATCATGCATTCAGCTCAGAGATTTAAAAAGATCTTCAAactactttcctttttttattaaaaatgacaatatattttggttttaatggctaaccttttaccAATGCTATACTGAGCACTTAACTGTACAATGTTTGCATCTCTGTTCATTTAGTATTACTATAACATTGTATCCTTTTTTTATATTTGTCCATTCTCTTGTTTAAAAAAAcgattaattaaaaaaagagcttAAAGGCAAGAAAGCCACTACAGTCAACATATAATTGCAACTCCAGGTTTCTTCACTTTTTCACCTGAAAACAGACTAGAGTTATGCAAAATTTCATTTTGAATCATTTTATCTTCACAAATTTTCCCAATTTGAATGTTAATCTGTTcttactggggtttttttttaaatacaaatctGGTTGTTTTGagaattctgaaaatattttaaggTCAAAAGAATTGTTTAGAGCTCGAATCAGTTCCAAATTACTCAAAACAGCCTATTTCAAACTTGTGGTAAGGAGAATTTGATACTTAAAATACTTTGGATTGAAATGTTTAACACACCACTACACATGGACCTGCTACACCGAATTCTAGGGCCCACTGTCACACACAGAGACTGGGAATGCAAAAGTAAgcaacagacagaaagaaagctgTTGAGATTACTCTGAAATACATCAAGCTGGAAAAGTGATCATGCTCTTTTGTCATAGCTGTTTCTGACCCAGAACAGCAAAGCGCTCCAAACATCTTGATCAGAGATTATTCCACCTTTCTGGGAACCTTCCAGCCGCAGCTCATGGCTTTGACCACAGTGCTATAGAGCTTTATCCAGGCTTCTCGCACATTCATCTTGAAGGCAGGACCATGGCATTTCTCCAGCATATACAGCAAGGAGTCTCCTACAGCCTGCAAATCATAAAGAAGATTACAGAGTTAGTGTTCGAACAGCAGACATCTCAAGACAAGGATAATTTATTAATATTGGAAAGAAATGATGGTTTACAACAGAAACATGGTACTTAAAAAGAAAGGTCAGCTCCCCTCCACCTGCTACGGCTTTTCTTGCTGCTATCCATCACTGAAAAGTAATGCCCaatctataaatataaaatacaactTTGCTAACTATACTCATGCAAATGAACTGTGTTTTGTTGCCAAATGCATCAGTGATTGTATTTTGAACAGAGGGAACTGCATTGGGGCAGTTATCTCACTGCCCTGCACAACTTGAGAACTTTTAGCCTCTAAACAGAGATATATTTACTAAACTACACCTGCAAACATAAGAATCATTGAAAAGCAAATCCACTATTTATCTccaaatatgaaataaaagacACATTCCCAGATTTTATCTGTTAACTGCAACTTATGAATAGAAGATCCCACCTACATCCTGTTTATATATTGATTCCTTTCTTAGCTAGTTtttttgttaattattttaaatgttttcatgTTCTAATTGTTTTATATTCTTGTTTTATGAAATTGTAAGCCACCAGAGTCACTCAAAAGTGAGATGAgtgatatattaattttataaagaatagaataaaatagaacagaacagaatagaattgtaTGCAAAATACCATCCCTCTTAGCAACAGCAGTTTTGATAATCCCAGTTGTGATCATTAGGCAAGAACTGCACTGTCCTTAGGCAAGAACCTCATGCTTCTCCTCTGCACACTTGCCTCCACATCAACTCCCCCCATCTTCCTATCTCCTTCCCATCTCTGCCCATTTGGCCACCCAGCACTCCATCTGCCAGCCTTCACTGCTCCCACCTGATCTGCATGGTCTTCTTTCTCCCACTTGGCTGAGGCAGCTCCTTATCCTTGAGAGCCTCAACTAGCCACATCTCATTAGGAGCAGATGAAGAGGTCAGCTGAGGATAACAGGAGTAGATGGCAGCATGCAGGATAGCCAAAAGAACAACGATGGGGGAAAATAGGTGGGGAGGAGGAATTGAAATGCATGTTGCAGCCATAAATGCAGATAGGCTGCCAATAATCTTAACATAATTCCATGGATGTTGCAAAGGGCCATAACTTTGAGAATTGGTTGTAACTACTATTTGTCCAGTGCTGCCATAACTTCAAACACTTGCTCAGTGAATGTTAACTGagtgaggactgtctgtaatGTGGAATGGGACAATGAGTtgaccacagccaactcaccagaCCATCTCGCCTtggtcaacttgccatgggatAACTCTCCATCATCCACTCGCCATGGGACAACTTACCACGGAAAATTTCATGCAGGATAACTCAACAGAATAAATGTTACCTACCACTGTTTCTTTGACATTTCCATTTTTGCCAATAATATTTATTGTGTTGAGTTATCCCGCGTGGAATTGTCTGCTGCAGCGAGTTTACTGTGGCAAAAAGCAAGGCACAGCATACCCGCTGTAAGTGCTTACCTCAAAAGACTCAACCTTCACCCCAACTGCTTGGTGTTTCCTGCCAAGATTAGAGAGGTAGTCCTCCAGGCAGTGCAAATTCTCCAAATGAGTTACAGCTGCATCAATTACCAGCATTACCTACCAAGGAGAAAAGATACTACAATAAAAAAACCAGAAATCTGGAATTCTattttggatagcaatagcaatagcagttagacttatataccgcttcatagggctttcagccctctctaagcggtttacagagtcagcatattgcccccaacaacaatccaggtcctcattttacccacctcggaaggatggaaggctgagtcaaccctgagttgctgagatttgaacagccgaactgcagaactgcagtcagctcaagtagcctgcagtgctgcatttaaccactgcgccacctcgactccaTGACTGTGGATGACTGTGTCCTTTTCTAAAAATCCTTCTGCAAACATTACAAGCAAAGGTTTCTGCTTACTATTCACCATAGTGCAAGAACCACCACCACAGGGACAAAAAGCATATTTGAAGGAAATCTGTATCTTCCTActgatttttccttcctccttcaattatttatttattatagtatTTGTTGAATTTATATCCCATCACCATTTCACAAGTCGTGGTGGGTTATATGAcatgtaaaaaaaatttttttaacatctagggtttgatttttttaaaaaaaattcaaatcaaGAATTTAATGACCAAAATACAGCAAAACAATAGATGGTCACTTCTCTGGCCATTCCTCACAATAGCCAGAAGGAGCAGCAGTCCAAAGTATATGTGACAAAAGACAATCTAAACACCTCTTCTTATCCACCGCTTCAAGGTTCACAAACTAGGAGTTCCAGATAACATGCAATATGGTGGCTTAGCCAAAAGATTATTTACCAAGTCTATCTGCAGatgtataaaatgtttttatattggaaaaataattgaaattgcaTACAGATCACTAACCTAGGCTGTTAACAGAACATACAAATACCCCAATTTCCCTCTGTCTGTATATGTTCAAAATACACTG
Encoded here:
- the NGB gene encoding neuroglobin is translated as MERDGLSSADQKLIRESWQKVSNSPLEHGVVLFTRLFDLDPDLLPLFKYNCKTFSTPQECLSSPEFLEHIRKVMLVIDAAVTHLENLHCLEDYLSNLGRKHQAVGVKVESFEAVGDSLLYMLEKCHGPAFKMNVREAWIKLYSTVVKAMSCGWKVPRKVE